In Pirellulales bacterium, one DNA window encodes the following:
- a CDS encoding prepilin-type N-terminal cleavage/methylation domain-containing protein, protein MSSRTARPGFSLVELVVVILIMGIIAAVAAPKMFDTATTARENSTRQSLLTLRDAIELYKAQNNSYPPAAISLATNLRPFLKGPFPPVQCGPNLNALCTETSQDPITTPAVSSAGWVYNPATGDISVNAAAYIAW, encoded by the coding sequence ATGTCGTCACGCACAGCGCGTCCTGGTTTTAGCTTGGTGGAGCTGGTGGTGGTTATTTTGATTATGGGGATTATCGCGGCGGTGGCCGCCCCCAAAATGTTCGACACGGCCACCACCGCCCGCGAAAATAGCACCCGGCAATCGCTGTTAACCCTGCGCGACGCGATTGAACTGTACAAAGCCCAAAACAACAGTTATCCGCCGGCGGCAATTAGCCTGGCCACAAATTTGCGCCCTTTTCTCAAGGGGCCGTTTCCCCCCGTCCAGTGCGGACCCAACCTGAACGCGCTTTGCACCGAAACCTCCCAAGATCCGATCACCACTCCCGCGGTCAGCAGCGCGGGTTGGGTGTACAATCCGGCCACGGGGGATATTTCGGTCAATGCCGCCGCTTATATCGCCTGGTAA